One Aegilops tauschii subsp. strangulata cultivar AL8/78 chromosome 7, Aet v6.0, whole genome shotgun sequence genomic window carries:
- the LOC109770425 gene encoding uncharacterized WD repeat-containing protein C2A9.03 isoform X1, with protein sequence MSQYDGGLAGVYPEEEDDRLADLAGDSDYEDDEYVQSISKASEDTSAMDVLKGKDIQGIPWERLTITRDGYRKSRLEGYANFENIPNSGQLSEKLCTPVEKGQLYYEFAHNTRSVRPTIFHFQLRNLVWATTRHDVYLMSHMSVLHWSPLTSEKHEVIDLQGHVAPCVKHEGNFYEGFYRTHVSTLAVKNNLLVAGGFQGELICKFLDREGISYCSKSTHDDNGITNCLEIFEKPSGSVHFLASNNDCGLRDFDMEKFQMCNHFHFDWAVNHTSLSPDGKIIAVVGDNPDGVLVDASSGKVSTARPNRRLSNNDIVIYTSFWLFAFPQVIHELSGHLDYSFASAWNPDGRTFATGNQDKTCRIWDARNLSKSVAVLGGNMGAIRSIRYTSDGKFLAMAEAADFIHIFDVGSGYDRKQELDFFGEVAGISFSPDTEALFVSVHDRNYSSLLQYSRRRFYGYLDSAL encoded by the exons ATGTCGCAGTACGACGGCGGACTCGCCGGAGTGTACCCCGAGGAGGAGGATGACCGCCTCGCCGACCTGGCGGGGGACTCCGACTACGAGGACGACGAGTACGTCCAATCT ATTAGCAAGGCGTCAGAAGATACATCTGCGATGGATGTCCTGAAAGGGAAGGACATACAGGGAATTCCCTGGGAACGGCTGACCATCACAAGGGACGGATATAGGAAGTCCAGACTGGAAGGGTATGCGAACTTTGAGAACATACCTAATTCCGGACAATTATCGGAGAAG CTATGTACACCTGTGGAGAAAGGTCAACTCTACTACGAGTTTGCGCATAACACAAGATCGGTGAGACCGACCATTTTTCATTTTCAG TTGAGAAATTTAGTATGGGCAACAACAAGGCATGATGTTTATCTTATGTCACACATGTCTGTGCTTCATTGGTCACCACTGACCTCTGAGAAGCATGAAGTCATTGATCTTCAAGGACATGTTGCTCCATGCGTG AAGCATGAGGGGAATTTCTATGAGGGCTTTTATCGGACTCACGTTAGCACATTGGCAGTGAAGAATAACCTGCTGGTTGCTGGTGGGTTTCAGGGAGAACTAATTTGCAAG TTTTTGGACCGTGAAGGAATAAGCTATTGTTCCAAGTCAACTCATGATGACAATGGCATTACTAATTGTCTGGAGATATTTGAGAAACCTAG TGGTTCCGTGCATTTTCTAGCATCAAACAATGATTGTGGACTAAGAGACTTTGACATGGAGAAGTTTCAAATGTGCAATCATTTTCATTTCGATTGGGCTGTGAAT CACACATCCTTGAGCCCTGATGGTAAAATCATTGCTGTTGTGGGAGACAACCCTGACGGTGTTCTGGTTGATGCTAGTTCGGGGAAAGTAAGTACAGCAAGGCCCAATCGTCGGCTTTCAAACAACGACATCGTAATTTACACAAGCTTTTGGTTGTTTGCTTTCCCGCAGGTGATTCACGAGCTCAGTGGTCATTTGGATTATTCGTTTGCTTCGGCATGGAACCCAGACGGCCGTACATTCGCGACTGGGAACCAAGACAAGACATGCAGGATCTGGGACGCCCGTAACCTCTCCAAGTCTGTTGCTGTCCTGGGAGGCAACATGGGAGCCATAAGGTCGATCCGCTATACATCTGACGGCAAGTTCCTCGCAATGGCCGAAGCTGCAGACTTCATCCACATCTTCGATGTCGGGAGCGGGTACGACAGGAAGCAGGAGCTGGACTTCTTCGGTGAGGTTGCCGGCATATCGTTCAGTCCTGACACCGAGGCTCTCTTTGTCAGCGTGCATGATCGCAACTATAGCAGCCTCCTCCAGTACAGTCGTCGACGGTTCTACGGGTACCTTGATTCAGCGTTGTGA
- the LOC109770425 gene encoding uncharacterized WD repeat-containing protein C2A9.03 isoform X2 translates to MSQYDGGLAGVYPEEEDDRLADLAGDSDYEDDEYVQSISKASEDTSAMDVLKGKDIQGIPWERLTITRDGYRKSRLEGYANFENIPNSGQLSEKLCTPVEKGQLYYEFAHNTRSVRPTIFHFQLRNLVWATTRHDVYLMSHMSVLHWSPLTSEKHEVIDLQGHVAPCVKHEGNFYEGFYRTHVSTLAVKNNLLVAGGFQGELICKFLDREGISYCSKSTHDDNGITNCLEIFEKPSGSVHFLASNNDCGLRDFDMEKFQMCNHFHFDWAVNHTSLSPDGKIIAVVGDNPDGVLVDASSGKVIHELSGHLDYSFASAWNPDGRTFATGNQDKTCRIWDARNLSKSVAVLGGNMGAIRSIRYTSDGKFLAMAEAADFIHIFDVGSGYDRKQELDFFGEVAGISFSPDTEALFVSVHDRNYSSLLQYSRRRFYGYLDSAL, encoded by the exons ATGTCGCAGTACGACGGCGGACTCGCCGGAGTGTACCCCGAGGAGGAGGATGACCGCCTCGCCGACCTGGCGGGGGACTCCGACTACGAGGACGACGAGTACGTCCAATCT ATTAGCAAGGCGTCAGAAGATACATCTGCGATGGATGTCCTGAAAGGGAAGGACATACAGGGAATTCCCTGGGAACGGCTGACCATCACAAGGGACGGATATAGGAAGTCCAGACTGGAAGGGTATGCGAACTTTGAGAACATACCTAATTCCGGACAATTATCGGAGAAG CTATGTACACCTGTGGAGAAAGGTCAACTCTACTACGAGTTTGCGCATAACACAAGATCGGTGAGACCGACCATTTTTCATTTTCAG TTGAGAAATTTAGTATGGGCAACAACAAGGCATGATGTTTATCTTATGTCACACATGTCTGTGCTTCATTGGTCACCACTGACCTCTGAGAAGCATGAAGTCATTGATCTTCAAGGACATGTTGCTCCATGCGTG AAGCATGAGGGGAATTTCTATGAGGGCTTTTATCGGACTCACGTTAGCACATTGGCAGTGAAGAATAACCTGCTGGTTGCTGGTGGGTTTCAGGGAGAACTAATTTGCAAG TTTTTGGACCGTGAAGGAATAAGCTATTGTTCCAAGTCAACTCATGATGACAATGGCATTACTAATTGTCTGGAGATATTTGAGAAACCTAG TGGTTCCGTGCATTTTCTAGCATCAAACAATGATTGTGGACTAAGAGACTTTGACATGGAGAAGTTTCAAATGTGCAATCATTTTCATTTCGATTGGGCTGTGAAT CACACATCCTTGAGCCCTGATGGTAAAATCATTGCTGTTGTGGGAGACAACCCTGACGGTGTTCTGGTTGATGCTAGTTCGGGGAAA GTGATTCACGAGCTCAGTGGTCATTTGGATTATTCGTTTGCTTCGGCATGGAACCCAGACGGCCGTACATTCGCGACTGGGAACCAAGACAAGACATGCAGGATCTGGGACGCCCGTAACCTCTCCAAGTCTGTTGCTGTCCTGGGAGGCAACATGGGAGCCATAAGGTCGATCCGCTATACATCTGACGGCAAGTTCCTCGCAATGGCCGAAGCTGCAGACTTCATCCACATCTTCGATGTCGGGAGCGGGTACGACAGGAAGCAGGAGCTGGACTTCTTCGGTGAGGTTGCCGGCATATCGTTCAGTCCTGACACCGAGGCTCTCTTTGTCAGCGTGCATGATCGCAACTATAGCAGCCTCCTCCAGTACAGTCGTCGACGGTTCTACGGGTACCTTGATTCAGCGTTGTGA
- the LOC109770425 gene encoding uncharacterized WD repeat-containing protein C2A9.03 isoform X3, which yields MSQYDGGLAGVYPEEEDDRLADLAGDSDYEDDEYVQSISKASEDTSAMDVLKGKDIQGIPWERLTITRDGYRKSRLEGYANFENIPNSGQLSEKLCTPVEKGQLYYEFAHNTRSVRPTIFHFQKHEGNFYEGFYRTHVSTLAVKNNLLVAGGFQGELICKFLDREGISYCSKSTHDDNGITNCLEIFEKPSGSVHFLASNNDCGLRDFDMEKFQMCNHFHFDWAVNHTSLSPDGKIIAVVGDNPDGVLVDASSGKVSTARPNRRLSNNDIVIYTSFWLFAFPQVIHELSGHLDYSFASAWNPDGRTFATGNQDKTCRIWDARNLSKSVAVLGGNMGAIRSIRYTSDGKFLAMAEAADFIHIFDVGSGYDRKQELDFFGEVAGISFSPDTEALFVSVHDRNYSSLLQYSRRRFYGYLDSAL from the exons ATGTCGCAGTACGACGGCGGACTCGCCGGAGTGTACCCCGAGGAGGAGGATGACCGCCTCGCCGACCTGGCGGGGGACTCCGACTACGAGGACGACGAGTACGTCCAATCT ATTAGCAAGGCGTCAGAAGATACATCTGCGATGGATGTCCTGAAAGGGAAGGACATACAGGGAATTCCCTGGGAACGGCTGACCATCACAAGGGACGGATATAGGAAGTCCAGACTGGAAGGGTATGCGAACTTTGAGAACATACCTAATTCCGGACAATTATCGGAGAAG CTATGTACACCTGTGGAGAAAGGTCAACTCTACTACGAGTTTGCGCATAACACAAGATCGGTGAGACCGACCATTTTTCATTTTCAG AAGCATGAGGGGAATTTCTATGAGGGCTTTTATCGGACTCACGTTAGCACATTGGCAGTGAAGAATAACCTGCTGGTTGCTGGTGGGTTTCAGGGAGAACTAATTTGCAAG TTTTTGGACCGTGAAGGAATAAGCTATTGTTCCAAGTCAACTCATGATGACAATGGCATTACTAATTGTCTGGAGATATTTGAGAAACCTAG TGGTTCCGTGCATTTTCTAGCATCAAACAATGATTGTGGACTAAGAGACTTTGACATGGAGAAGTTTCAAATGTGCAATCATTTTCATTTCGATTGGGCTGTGAAT CACACATCCTTGAGCCCTGATGGTAAAATCATTGCTGTTGTGGGAGACAACCCTGACGGTGTTCTGGTTGATGCTAGTTCGGGGAAAGTAAGTACAGCAAGGCCCAATCGTCGGCTTTCAAACAACGACATCGTAATTTACACAAGCTTTTGGTTGTTTGCTTTCCCGCAGGTGATTCACGAGCTCAGTGGTCATTTGGATTATTCGTTTGCTTCGGCATGGAACCCAGACGGCCGTACATTCGCGACTGGGAACCAAGACAAGACATGCAGGATCTGGGACGCCCGTAACCTCTCCAAGTCTGTTGCTGTCCTGGGAGGCAACATGGGAGCCATAAGGTCGATCCGCTATACATCTGACGGCAAGTTCCTCGCAATGGCCGAAGCTGCAGACTTCATCCACATCTTCGATGTCGGGAGCGGGTACGACAGGAAGCAGGAGCTGGACTTCTTCGGTGAGGTTGCCGGCATATCGTTCAGTCCTGACACCGAGGCTCTCTTTGTCAGCGTGCATGATCGCAACTATAGCAGCCTCCTCCAGTACAGTCGTCGACGGTTCTACGGGTACCTTGATTCAGCGTTGTGA
- the LOC109770425 gene encoding uncharacterized WD repeat-containing protein C2A9.03 isoform X4, which translates to MSQYDGGLAGVYPEEEDDRLADLAGDSDYEDDEYVQSISKASEDTSAMDVLKGKDIQGIPWERLTITRDGYRKSRLEGYANFENIPNSGQLSEKLCTPVEKGQLYYEFAHNTRSVRPTIFHFQKHEGNFYEGFYRTHVSTLAVKNNLLVAGGFQGELICKFLDREGISYCSKSTHDDNGITNCLEIFEKPSGSVHFLASNNDCGLRDFDMEKFQMCNHFHFDWAVNHTSLSPDGKIIAVVGDNPDGVLVDASSGKVIHELSGHLDYSFASAWNPDGRTFATGNQDKTCRIWDARNLSKSVAVLGGNMGAIRSIRYTSDGKFLAMAEAADFIHIFDVGSGYDRKQELDFFGEVAGISFSPDTEALFVSVHDRNYSSLLQYSRRRFYGYLDSAL; encoded by the exons ATGTCGCAGTACGACGGCGGACTCGCCGGAGTGTACCCCGAGGAGGAGGATGACCGCCTCGCCGACCTGGCGGGGGACTCCGACTACGAGGACGACGAGTACGTCCAATCT ATTAGCAAGGCGTCAGAAGATACATCTGCGATGGATGTCCTGAAAGGGAAGGACATACAGGGAATTCCCTGGGAACGGCTGACCATCACAAGGGACGGATATAGGAAGTCCAGACTGGAAGGGTATGCGAACTTTGAGAACATACCTAATTCCGGACAATTATCGGAGAAG CTATGTACACCTGTGGAGAAAGGTCAACTCTACTACGAGTTTGCGCATAACACAAGATCGGTGAGACCGACCATTTTTCATTTTCAG AAGCATGAGGGGAATTTCTATGAGGGCTTTTATCGGACTCACGTTAGCACATTGGCAGTGAAGAATAACCTGCTGGTTGCTGGTGGGTTTCAGGGAGAACTAATTTGCAAG TTTTTGGACCGTGAAGGAATAAGCTATTGTTCCAAGTCAACTCATGATGACAATGGCATTACTAATTGTCTGGAGATATTTGAGAAACCTAG TGGTTCCGTGCATTTTCTAGCATCAAACAATGATTGTGGACTAAGAGACTTTGACATGGAGAAGTTTCAAATGTGCAATCATTTTCATTTCGATTGGGCTGTGAAT CACACATCCTTGAGCCCTGATGGTAAAATCATTGCTGTTGTGGGAGACAACCCTGACGGTGTTCTGGTTGATGCTAGTTCGGGGAAA GTGATTCACGAGCTCAGTGGTCATTTGGATTATTCGTTTGCTTCGGCATGGAACCCAGACGGCCGTACATTCGCGACTGGGAACCAAGACAAGACATGCAGGATCTGGGACGCCCGTAACCTCTCCAAGTCTGTTGCTGTCCTGGGAGGCAACATGGGAGCCATAAGGTCGATCCGCTATACATCTGACGGCAAGTTCCTCGCAATGGCCGAAGCTGCAGACTTCATCCACATCTTCGATGTCGGGAGCGGGTACGACAGGAAGCAGGAGCTGGACTTCTTCGGTGAGGTTGCCGGCATATCGTTCAGTCCTGACACCGAGGCTCTCTTTGTCAGCGTGCATGATCGCAACTATAGCAGCCTCCTCCAGTACAGTCGTCGACGGTTCTACGGGTACCTTGATTCAGCGTTGTGA
- the LOC109770425 gene encoding uncharacterized WD repeat-containing protein C2A9.03 isoform X5 yields the protein MQLCTPVEKGQLYYEFAHNTRSVRPTIFHFQLRNLVWATTRHDVYLMSHMSVLHWSPLTSEKHEVIDLQGHVAPCVKHEGNFYEGFYRTHVSTLAVKNNLLVAGGFQGELICKFLDREGISYCSKSTHDDNGITNCLEIFEKPSGSVHFLASNNDCGLRDFDMEKFQMCNHFHFDWAVNHTSLSPDGKIIAVVGDNPDGVLVDASSGKVSTARPNRRLSNNDIVIYTSFWLFAFPQVIHELSGHLDYSFASAWNPDGRTFATGNQDKTCRIWDARNLSKSVAVLGGNMGAIRSIRYTSDGKFLAMAEAADFIHIFDVGSGYDRKQELDFFGEVAGISFSPDTEALFVSVHDRNYSSLLQYSRRRFYGYLDSAL from the exons ATGCAGCTATGTACACCTGTGGAGAAAGGTCAACTCTACTACGAGTTTGCGCATAACACAAGATCGGTGAGACCGACCATTTTTCATTTTCAG TTGAGAAATTTAGTATGGGCAACAACAAGGCATGATGTTTATCTTATGTCACACATGTCTGTGCTTCATTGGTCACCACTGACCTCTGAGAAGCATGAAGTCATTGATCTTCAAGGACATGTTGCTCCATGCGTG AAGCATGAGGGGAATTTCTATGAGGGCTTTTATCGGACTCACGTTAGCACATTGGCAGTGAAGAATAACCTGCTGGTTGCTGGTGGGTTTCAGGGAGAACTAATTTGCAAG TTTTTGGACCGTGAAGGAATAAGCTATTGTTCCAAGTCAACTCATGATGACAATGGCATTACTAATTGTCTGGAGATATTTGAGAAACCTAG TGGTTCCGTGCATTTTCTAGCATCAAACAATGATTGTGGACTAAGAGACTTTGACATGGAGAAGTTTCAAATGTGCAATCATTTTCATTTCGATTGGGCTGTGAAT CACACATCCTTGAGCCCTGATGGTAAAATCATTGCTGTTGTGGGAGACAACCCTGACGGTGTTCTGGTTGATGCTAGTTCGGGGAAAGTAAGTACAGCAAGGCCCAATCGTCGGCTTTCAAACAACGACATCGTAATTTACACAAGCTTTTGGTTGTTTGCTTTCCCGCAGGTGATTCACGAGCTCAGTGGTCATTTGGATTATTCGTTTGCTTCGGCATGGAACCCAGACGGCCGTACATTCGCGACTGGGAACCAAGACAAGACATGCAGGATCTGGGACGCCCGTAACCTCTCCAAGTCTGTTGCTGTCCTGGGAGGCAACATGGGAGCCATAAGGTCGATCCGCTATACATCTGACGGCAAGTTCCTCGCAATGGCCGAAGCTGCAGACTTCATCCACATCTTCGATGTCGGGAGCGGGTACGACAGGAAGCAGGAGCTGGACTTCTTCGGTGAGGTTGCCGGCATATCGTTCAGTCCTGACACCGAGGCTCTCTTTGTCAGCGTGCATGATCGCAACTATAGCAGCCTCCTCCAGTACAGTCGTCGACGGTTCTACGGGTACCTTGATTCAGCGTTGTGA